The genomic DNA CCTTCTCGAGGGCGGCGCGCAGCTCGTCCAGGTGCCCCTCGCCCGCGTGCCACACGCGGGCCAGCCGGGCGCCGACGGCCGCCCCGGTGTCGTCCGTCCAGGCGCCGCGGCCCAGGGACTCGTCCTCCAGCCACACCCCGCACCAGTCGGCGAGCCGGGGCACGATCAGCTGACCGGTGAGGGAGGCGACCAGGTCCTCGTCGAGCTGTCCGGCCAGCAGGTCGGAGGCCTCGGCGAGGAAGGACAGGGCGCCGCGGCCCAGCCACTCCCGGTCGCGGATGCCGCGCCGGGCGGTGCCGGTCACGCCGTCCGGCAGGTCCGGCCACCGCGGCGGCTCCGACCGGCGGGCGGGGCGATCCCGTCGGCCGGGGGGCGCGTCCACGTCGGCGTCCGGGTCCACGTCGGCACCCGGGTCCGTTTCGGGGCGAGGCTTCGTTTCGGGGCGTGGCTTCGTTTCGGTGCCGGGGTTCGCCTCGGGGCCGGGGTTCGCTTCGGGGCCGGGGGCCGCTTCGAGAGCGGGGGCCGCCGTCCACAGGTCCGGGCCGGGCGTCGGGGCGTCCAGCGCCCGCGGGCTGCCGCCGCCCCGGGACCGCCGGTCGTCGTGACCGTCCCGACCGCCGTACCGGTCGCCGGGGCCTCCGTCCTGGCCGTCCCGCCCCTCCCCCGGCGGCCACGCACCCGGCAAGTCGGTGCGTCGCGCCCCGTGCCCTCCGGCGTACGCCTCGGTCTGCCCGGCGTCGTCCGTGCCCGCGGCCGACAACCGCGCCCACACCGTCTTGGTGCCCGGGCGGTAGGTGATCCCCCAGGCCTCCGCGAGCGCGGCGACCAGCCGCAGGCCGCGCCCGTACTCGGCGGATTCGTGCGGCGTCTCGGGGTCGGCGCTCCTGGGCGCGCGGGACGGGTGCTGGTCCGTGGCCTCGACGACAAGTGTGCCGGTCTCCTCCACCTGGAGGCCCACCTCCACGTCGGTGCCGGCATGCACCACGGCATTGGTGACCAGCTCGCTGACGACGACCAGGGCGTCGGCGGTGAGGTGCTCGGTCAGCTGCTCCGTGCCGGGCAGAGCGAGCGCGGACCAGTCGGCGAGCGCGGCCCGCACCATCGCGCGGGCGGCGCCCGGCGCGAGGGAGCTGCCGAGCAGGGTCACGCGCGCCCGCGCGCACTCCTCGAAGCCCTCGGCGGCTGCCTCAGCCGTGTGTGCGGGCACCACGCTGGCGCGGGAGGCGGTCTCCCGCTGCGTCGGAATAGCCCCCATGGACGTCTCCCCGGGCAGTTCGTGCGAATTCTTCGCAGTCGATGCCGACAGAGTGACAGACCGGCCCTGCCCATAAGCACGGAGTTACCGAAGTGGGCCGCCACGGGTGAGAACCGTGCTAAGCGAACGTTCGAAGACGGCCGGAAGCCGATCGGAAACCGGACGTCTTCGAACACCCGCGGTTGCTGGGAACGTTCCGGGCCTACGCCTCGCGCGAGCCCTCGTACATCTCCTCGATCAGGTTCTTGTACTCCCGCTCCACCACCGGCCGCTTCAGCTTCAGGCTCGGGGTGATCTCGCCGTGCTCGACGTCGAGGTCGCGGGGCAGCAGGCGGAACTTCTTGATGGTCTGCCAGCGCTGGAGACCCGCGTTGAGCTGCTTGACGTAACCGTCGACCATCTCGACGGTCGCGGGCGCCCCGACGATCTCGGCGTACGGCCTGCCCTCCAGGCCGTTCTCCTTGGCCCACTCCGTGATCGCGAGCTCGTCGAGGGCGATGAGCGCGGTGCAGAAGTTCCGGTCGGCGCCGTGCACCAGGATGTTGGAGACGTAGGGGCAGACCGCCTTGAACTGGCCCTCGACCTCGGCCGGCGCGATGTACTTGCCGCCGGACGTCTTGATGAGGTCCTTCTTGCGGTCGGTGATGCGCAGGTAGCCGTCGGGCGACAGCTCGCCGATGTCGCCGGTGTGGAACCAGCCGTCGGCCTCCAGGACCTCGGCGGTCTTCTCGGGGAGCTTGTGGTAGCCCTCCATGATACCGGGGCCGCGCAGCAGGATCTCGCCGTCGTCCGCGATACGCACCTCGGTGCCGGGCAGCGGCTTGCCGACGGTGCCGGTGCGGTAGGCCTCGCCGGGGTTGACGAAGGAGGCGGCGGAGGACTCGGTGAGGCCGTAGCCCTCCAGGATGTGGATGCCGGCGCCGGCGAAGAAGTAGCCGATCTCGGGCGCGAGGGCGGCCGAGCCCGACACGCAGGCGCGCAGGCGACCGCCGAAGGCCTCACGGATCTTGGCGTAGACGAGCTTGTCGGCCACGGCGTGCCTGGTGCGCAGGCCGGCGGGGGCGCTCGCGGTGCCGGTGCGCTTGAAGTTGTCCTGGGTGACCTTGGCGTACTCGCGGGCGATCCCGGCGGCCCACTGGAAGATCTTGTACTTCGCTCCGCCGCCCGCGCGGGCCTTGGCGGCGACGCCGTTGTAGACCTTCTCGAAGATGCGGGGCACGGCCGCCATGTAGGTCGGCCGGACCACCGGCAGGTTTTCGATGATCTTGTCGACCCGGCCGTCGACGGCCGTGACGTGACCGGCCTCGATCTGGCCGGAGGTCAGCACCTTGCCGAAGACGTGCGCGAGCGGCAGCCACAGGTACTGCACGTCGTCCTTGGTGACCAGGCCGGTCGCGGCGATCGCCTTGGCCATGTACGACCAGCAGTCGTGCGGGAGCCGGACGCCCTTGGGCCGGCCGGTGGTGCCGGAGGTGTAGATGAGGGTGGCGAGCTGGTCCTTGGTGAGCGCGCCGACCCGCTCCTTGATGAGCTGCGGGTCCTTCTCCAGGCGGGCCGCGCCCCGGCGCTCCAGCTCGTCGAGGGTGAGGACCCAGTCCTCGGAGGTGTCCGCGCCGGCCGGATCGACCACGACCACGTGGGTGAGGTCGGGCAGCTCCCCCTTCTTCTCCTTCGCCTTGGCCAGCTGAACGGCGTCCTCCGCGATCAGCACCCGGCTCTCGGAGTCGGAGAGGATGTACGCCGATTCGTCGGCGTTGGTCTGCGGGTAGACGGTGGTCGTCGCCGCGCCCGCGCACATGATGCCGAGGTCGGCGAGGATCCACTCCAGCCGGGTGGCGGAGGCCAGGGCCACCCGCTGCTCGGGCTGCACGCCCAGCTCGATCAGGCCGGCCGCGATCGCGTAGACCCGCTCGGCGGCCTGCGTCCAGGTCAGCGACTTCCAGTCGTCGGGGCCCTCGCCCGCGGCCGGCGGCACCGGGTAGCGGTACGCCTCGGCGTCCGGCGTGGCGGCCACCCGCTCCAGGAAGAGTCCCGCCACGGAGGGCGGACGGTTCTCGATCAGTGTCTGTGTGTCGCTCACGACATCCTCCGGGCCCGCGACGGTGCGGCTGGCTCGTTGCGGCTGGCTCAGGTGTGGCTGGTTCACTCTCGGGCGGTGTTCAAGCGGTCTTGAGGCGGTGACGCGGACGTTGTCCGATCACTTGTTTAACTCACGAGTAACTACGGGGCAGGCATCAGGGTAAAGGGCGACCGGCCCCCGCGTAAGAGCCCGCGCCCTGTCATTTCCTACAGACGCCTG from Streptomyces sp. CB09001 includes the following:
- a CDS encoding SpoIIE family protein phosphatase; this encodes MGAIPTQRETASRASVVPAHTAEAAAEGFEECARARVTLLGSSLAPGAARAMVRAALADWSALALPGTEQLTEHLTADALVVVSELVTNAVVHAGTDVEVGLQVEETGTLVVEATDQHPSRAPRSADPETPHESAEYGRGLRLVAALAEAWGITYRPGTKTVWARLSAAGTDDAGQTEAYAGGHGARRTDLPGAWPPGEGRDGQDGGPGDRYGGRDGHDDRRSRGGGSPRALDAPTPGPDLWTAAPALEAAPGPEANPGPEANPGTETKPRPETKPRPETDPGADVDPDADVDAPPGRRDRPARRSEPPRWPDLPDGVTGTARRGIRDREWLGRGALSFLAEASDLLAGQLDEDLVASLTGQLIVPRLADWCGVWLEDESLGRGAWTDDTGAAVGARLARVWHAGEGHLDELRAALEKDPPRPRDPWRSGPVGHPWPGDALGPDGTHGTALAYRLVAGGRPLGTLVIGRADTPGAPGATGFPDEITGLVEDLSRRVALAIGAARQYARQATISAVLQRGLLPGAVAEIPGVRSALVYEPRDKGGPSGDFYDLFPAGDGRWCFAVGDVQGKGPEAAVVIGLARPWLRLLAREQYGVPDVLDRLNQLLLDDATEAADAAARALVAAGGPPVAPGDGPQTRFLSLLYGELVPFDGGVRCTLASAGHPLPLLLGPDGTVSAVACPQTLLGVVEDATYVSETFELRSGDTLLCVTDGVTERRSGSRQFDDGDGLAAALAGCAGLDAELVAERIRRLVHEFGPRPPEDDLALLVLQAQ
- a CDS encoding AMP-dependent synthetase/ligase, whose translation is MSDTQTLIENRPPSVAGLFLERVAATPDAEAYRYPVPPAAGEGPDDWKSLTWTQAAERVYAIAAGLIELGVQPEQRVALASATRLEWILADLGIMCAGAATTTVYPQTNADESAYILSDSESRVLIAEDAVQLAKAKEKKGELPDLTHVVVVDPAGADTSEDWVLTLDELERRGAARLEKDPQLIKERVGALTKDQLATLIYTSGTTGRPKGVRLPHDCWSYMAKAIAATGLVTKDDVQYLWLPLAHVFGKVLTSGQIEAGHVTAVDGRVDKIIENLPVVRPTYMAAVPRIFEKVYNGVAAKARAGGGAKYKIFQWAAGIAREYAKVTQDNFKRTGTASAPAGLRTRHAVADKLVYAKIREAFGGRLRACVSGSAALAPEIGYFFAGAGIHILEGYGLTESSAASFVNPGEAYRTGTVGKPLPGTEVRIADDGEILLRGPGIMEGYHKLPEKTAEVLEADGWFHTGDIGELSPDGYLRITDRKKDLIKTSGGKYIAPAEVEGQFKAVCPYVSNILVHGADRNFCTALIALDELAITEWAKENGLEGRPYAEIVGAPATVEMVDGYVKQLNAGLQRWQTIKKFRLLPRDLDVEHGEITPSLKLKRPVVEREYKNLIEEMYEGSREA